From Andrena cerasifolii isolate SP2316 chromosome 12, iyAndCera1_principal, whole genome shotgun sequence, a single genomic window includes:
- the Ena gene encoding ENAH actin regulator enabled isoform X2 → MNEVSISSARASVMVYDDVNKKWVPSGSSSGLSKVQLYHHQVNNTFRVVGRKLQDHEIVINCAILKGLKYNQATVTFHQWRDNKQVYGLNFSSKDDADAFARAMLQALDVLSNGNNISRSLAPTVGSTAQQQSVFQQQQQSNAQYDEDMGYRTMTREDVAIIQERRMSQQGQATSSPNAISPSCPLATQQQQPASQQQQQHQPSQQIMQQQQQQPQQQQPQQPPPPPQPQQQPQQQQQPQQQQSGHHRTSSAPPAPQPQQQTIMQSMQPVAGLCTGSGQLSSGPAPPVPPPQPPIATSIPPCPPAIMNFNASVPPPPMMMMSQYAQSPPSQSNLSNQPQAQAIYGSSQGNPYGGAPNSAQYASTAIIGQSPCQYPAGNQSNFYNNNNQVANVYPSGQPNQVNQYGGSAGAAAGNQYGSSNSIGQYASSGTTTTGQYGVGVGVGMNIGQASQSQYSVVSQAQAQYGSSQIQTPSSATNPYGTPSNTVNQYSSSGSGSGVGGGASANGSASSASGSCGGSGGGSGSGNGGATVGGSGGGSNNSNGTSGSGHHAAPINPSIYAPIGTGGPQPPPMIPLAGPAAPPPPPPPPALQANTVNLNHLAVSGTSGSISSNCTSDPPPDTNSLAAALQAARLKKKQPSQQPVENSGSSTSSSGSAGSGGNYGTLGRGGAGGMASMMDEMAKTLARRRAAVEKKQPEQPPQEPESSPDKKSWDKNNTSNTKFSNGAESPKSVRKRFGSASEDTLLKVNGVNEGAVFTAQEMEAFKVEIIKEVRKEFQKMKQEIVEAVRTELSRR, encoded by the exons ATGAA CGAAGTGAGCATATCGTCGGCACGCGCGTCGGTAATGGTGTACGACGACGTTAACAAGAAATGGGTACCGAGTGGCAGTTCCTCGGGACTCTCCAAAGTTCAGTTGTACCATCATCAAGTGAACAATACGTTTCGCGTGGTGGGGAGAAAGTTGCAGGATCATGAGATCGTCATCAACTGCGCGATCCTCAAAGGACTGAAATACAATCAAGCGACAGTCACGTTTCATCAGTGGCGAGATAACAAGCAAGTATACGGTCTGAATTTCTCCAGTAAGGACGACGCCGACGCATTTGCCAGAGCGATGCTGCAAGCGCTCGAT GTGCTGAGCAATGGAAACAATATATCGAGAAGCCTTGCTCCCACGGTTGGCTCCACTGCCCAGCAGCAATCTGTTttccagcaacagcaacagagTAATGCTCAGTACGACGAGGATATGGGCTACAG AACCATGACCAGAGAGGATGTGGCAATAATTCAGGAACGTAGAATGTCTCAACAGGGTCAAG CAACCAGCAGTCCAAACGCGATCTCTCCGAGTTGCCCTCTCGCTACTCAACAACAGCAACCAGCAtctcagcaacagcaacagcaccaACCGTCTCAGCAGATCatgcaacagcaacagcagcaaccgcaacagcagcaaccgcaacagccaccaccaccgcctCAGCCACAGCAACAAccacaacagcagcaacaaccgCAACAGCAACAATCCGGTCATCACAGAACCTCGTCGGCGCCACCAGCCCCGCAGCCCCAACAGCAAACCATAATGCAGTCGATGCAACCGGTCGCTGGCCTGTGCACGGGTTCGGGACAACTGTCAAGCGGGCCTGCTCCTCCGGTACCACCTCCTCAGCCCCCTATCGCGACATCAATACCACCTTGTCCGCCGGCCATAATGAATTTCAACGCATCGGTACCACCGCCTCCGATGATGATGATGAGTCAGTACGCTCAATCGCCACCTTCCCAGTCGAATTTGTCCAATCAGCCGCAGGCCCAAGCGATTTATGGCAGTAGCCAAGGAAACCCGTACGGCGGTGCGCCGAACAGTGCCCAATACGCAAGCACCGCCATCATCGGGCAAAGTCCGTGTCAGTACCCCGCTGGAAATCAGAGTAACTTTTACAATAACAACAACCAAGTTGCGAATGTCTATCCGAGCGGGCAGCCGAATCAAGTGAATCAGTACGGCGGCAGTGCTGGTGCTGCTGCGGGGAATCAATACGGTAGTAGCAATTCGATCGGTCAGTACGCGAGTAGCGGAACTACGACGACCGGTCAGTACGGGGTTGGCGTCGGAGTCGGCATGAATATCGGCCAAGCAAGTCAGTCTCAGTACAGCGTTGTCTCTCAGGCGCAGGCACAGTACGGCAGCAGCCAAATACAGACACCTTCTAGTGCCACGAATCCGTACGGGACACCGTCGAACACGGTGAATCAGTACAGCAGCAGCGGTAGCGGCAGTGGTGTTGGTGGTGGTGCCAGTGCTAATGGCAGTGCCAGCAGTGCCAGCGGCAGTTGCGGAGGCAGTGGCGGTGGCAGTGGCAGCGGCAACGGCGGGGCTACTGTCGGTGGCAGCGGCGGTGGTAGCAATAACAGCAACGGCACAAGTGGTAGTGGCCATCACGCGGCACCGATTAATCCCAGTATTTACGCCCCCATTGGCACTGGTGGTCCTCAACCACCACCCATGATACCGCTGGCTGGCCCTGCAgctccacctccacctccgccCCCGCCAGCACTACAAGCCAACACTGTCAATCTTAATCATCTCGCTGTGTCTGGCACTAGCGGATCAATAAGCTCCAATTGCACCAGCGATCCACCACCAGATACTAACTCGCTGGCGGCTGCCCTTCAAGCAGCTCGCTTGAAAAAGAAGCAG CCATCGCAACAGCCGGTGGAGAACAGTGGCTCGAGTACCAGCAGCAGTGGAAGCGCAGGAAGCGGTGGAAATTACGGTACATTAGGAAGAGGCGGAGCCGGCGGTATGGCTTCTATGATGGACGAGATGGCAAAAACTTTGGCGCGCAGGCGAGCCGCAGTGGAAAAGAAACAGCCCGAACAACCGCCACAG GAACCAGAAAGCTCGCCGGATAAGAAATCGTGGGACAAGAACAACACATCGAACACTAAATTCTCGAACGGTGCTGAATCACCGAAATCAGTCCGCAAGAGATTCGGTTCTGCTTCCGAGGACACGCTGTTGAAAGTAAACGGGGTGAACGAAGGAGCCGTGTTCACTGCCCAAGAAATGGAAGCGTTCAAAGTGGAAATCATCAAAGAAGTGCGCAAAGAATTTCAAAAGATGAAACAGGAAATCGTAGAAG CGGTTAGAACGGAACTGAGTAGAAGATAA
- the Ena gene encoding ENAH actin regulator enabled isoform X1: MNEVSISSARASVMVYDDVNKKWVPSGSSSGLSKVQLYHHQVNNTFRVVGRKLQDHEIVINCAILKGLKYNQATVTFHQWRDNKQVYGLNFSSKDDADAFARAMLQALDVLSNGNNISRSLAPTVGSTAQQQSVFQQQQQSNAQYDEDMGYRTMTREDVAIIQERRMSQQGQVATSSPNAISPSCPLATQQQQPASQQQQQHQPSQQIMQQQQQQPQQQQPQQPPPPPQPQQQPQQQQQPQQQQSGHHRTSSAPPAPQPQQQTIMQSMQPVAGLCTGSGQLSSGPAPPVPPPQPPIATSIPPCPPAIMNFNASVPPPPMMMMSQYAQSPPSQSNLSNQPQAQAIYGSSQGNPYGGAPNSAQYASTAIIGQSPCQYPAGNQSNFYNNNNQVANVYPSGQPNQVNQYGGSAGAAAGNQYGSSNSIGQYASSGTTTTGQYGVGVGVGMNIGQASQSQYSVVSQAQAQYGSSQIQTPSSATNPYGTPSNTVNQYSSSGSGSGVGGGASANGSASSASGSCGGSGGGSGSGNGGATVGGSGGGSNNSNGTSGSGHHAAPINPSIYAPIGTGGPQPPPMIPLAGPAAPPPPPPPPALQANTVNLNHLAVSGTSGSISSNCTSDPPPDTNSLAAALQAARLKKKQPSQQPVENSGSSTSSSGSAGSGGNYGTLGRGGAGGMASMMDEMAKTLARRRAAVEKKQPEQPPQEPESSPDKKSWDKNNTSNTKFSNGAESPKSVRKRFGSASEDTLLKVNGVNEGAVFTAQEMEAFKVEIIKEVRKEFQKMKQEIVEAVRTELSRR; this comes from the exons ATGAA CGAAGTGAGCATATCGTCGGCACGCGCGTCGGTAATGGTGTACGACGACGTTAACAAGAAATGGGTACCGAGTGGCAGTTCCTCGGGACTCTCCAAAGTTCAGTTGTACCATCATCAAGTGAACAATACGTTTCGCGTGGTGGGGAGAAAGTTGCAGGATCATGAGATCGTCATCAACTGCGCGATCCTCAAAGGACTGAAATACAATCAAGCGACAGTCACGTTTCATCAGTGGCGAGATAACAAGCAAGTATACGGTCTGAATTTCTCCAGTAAGGACGACGCCGACGCATTTGCCAGAGCGATGCTGCAAGCGCTCGAT GTGCTGAGCAATGGAAACAATATATCGAGAAGCCTTGCTCCCACGGTTGGCTCCACTGCCCAGCAGCAATCTGTTttccagcaacagcaacagagTAATGCTCAGTACGACGAGGATATGGGCTACAG AACCATGACCAGAGAGGATGTGGCAATAATTCAGGAACGTAGAATGTCTCAACAGGGTCAAG TAGCAACCAGCAGTCCAAACGCGATCTCTCCGAGTTGCCCTCTCGCTACTCAACAACAGCAACCAGCAtctcagcaacagcaacagcaccaACCGTCTCAGCAGATCatgcaacagcaacagcagcaaccgcaacagcagcaaccgcaacagccaccaccaccgcctCAGCCACAGCAACAAccacaacagcagcaacaaccgCAACAGCAACAATCCGGTCATCACAGAACCTCGTCGGCGCCACCAGCCCCGCAGCCCCAACAGCAAACCATAATGCAGTCGATGCAACCGGTCGCTGGCCTGTGCACGGGTTCGGGACAACTGTCAAGCGGGCCTGCTCCTCCGGTACCACCTCCTCAGCCCCCTATCGCGACATCAATACCACCTTGTCCGCCGGCCATAATGAATTTCAACGCATCGGTACCACCGCCTCCGATGATGATGATGAGTCAGTACGCTCAATCGCCACCTTCCCAGTCGAATTTGTCCAATCAGCCGCAGGCCCAAGCGATTTATGGCAGTAGCCAAGGAAACCCGTACGGCGGTGCGCCGAACAGTGCCCAATACGCAAGCACCGCCATCATCGGGCAAAGTCCGTGTCAGTACCCCGCTGGAAATCAGAGTAACTTTTACAATAACAACAACCAAGTTGCGAATGTCTATCCGAGCGGGCAGCCGAATCAAGTGAATCAGTACGGCGGCAGTGCTGGTGCTGCTGCGGGGAATCAATACGGTAGTAGCAATTCGATCGGTCAGTACGCGAGTAGCGGAACTACGACGACCGGTCAGTACGGGGTTGGCGTCGGAGTCGGCATGAATATCGGCCAAGCAAGTCAGTCTCAGTACAGCGTTGTCTCTCAGGCGCAGGCACAGTACGGCAGCAGCCAAATACAGACACCTTCTAGTGCCACGAATCCGTACGGGACACCGTCGAACACGGTGAATCAGTACAGCAGCAGCGGTAGCGGCAGTGGTGTTGGTGGTGGTGCCAGTGCTAATGGCAGTGCCAGCAGTGCCAGCGGCAGTTGCGGAGGCAGTGGCGGTGGCAGTGGCAGCGGCAACGGCGGGGCTACTGTCGGTGGCAGCGGCGGTGGTAGCAATAACAGCAACGGCACAAGTGGTAGTGGCCATCACGCGGCACCGATTAATCCCAGTATTTACGCCCCCATTGGCACTGGTGGTCCTCAACCACCACCCATGATACCGCTGGCTGGCCCTGCAgctccacctccacctccgccCCCGCCAGCACTACAAGCCAACACTGTCAATCTTAATCATCTCGCTGTGTCTGGCACTAGCGGATCAATAAGCTCCAATTGCACCAGCGATCCACCACCAGATACTAACTCGCTGGCGGCTGCCCTTCAAGCAGCTCGCTTGAAAAAGAAGCAG CCATCGCAACAGCCGGTGGAGAACAGTGGCTCGAGTACCAGCAGCAGTGGAAGCGCAGGAAGCGGTGGAAATTACGGTACATTAGGAAGAGGCGGAGCCGGCGGTATGGCTTCTATGATGGACGAGATGGCAAAAACTTTGGCGCGCAGGCGAGCCGCAGTGGAAAAGAAACAGCCCGAACAACCGCCACAG GAACCAGAAAGCTCGCCGGATAAGAAATCGTGGGACAAGAACAACACATCGAACACTAAATTCTCGAACGGTGCTGAATCACCGAAATCAGTCCGCAAGAGATTCGGTTCTGCTTCCGAGGACACGCTGTTGAAAGTAAACGGGGTGAACGAAGGAGCCGTGTTCACTGCCCAAGAAATGGAAGCGTTCAAAGTGGAAATCATCAAAGAAGTGCGCAAAGAATTTCAAAAGATGAAACAGGAAATCGTAGAAG CGGTTAGAACGGAACTGAGTAGAAGATAA